One Paracoccaceae bacterium genomic region harbors:
- a CDS encoding MgtC/SapB family protein, which produces MPVSIEIAALNLSVALGCGAVIGIERQVRQRMAGLRTNALVALGAASFVVFAALFPDEVSPTRVAAQVVSGIGFLGAGIIFRDGFNVHGLNTAATLWCSAAVGMLAGAGALAFAALLTGLVVFVNLGLRPFVRWLKKKTKAGQPLQRQFRVMLTCPVDQEGPVRSLMLRTLVVSGLHLSEIAAGPSPEGGIALSAMVTGEGMTDAMVEAALQRLAAEPGLMRVSWTAMDEG; this is translated from the coding sequence ATGCCCGTTTCGATCGAGATTGCCGCCCTGAACCTGTCCGTCGCGCTGGGATGCGGGGCGGTCATCGGGATCGAACGGCAGGTGCGCCAGCGCATGGCGGGGCTGCGCACCAACGCGCTGGTGGCCCTGGGCGCGGCCAGCTTCGTGGTCTTTGCGGCGCTGTTCCCCGACGAGGTCAGCCCGACGCGGGTGGCGGCGCAGGTCGTCTCGGGCATCGGGTTCCTGGGCGCCGGGATCATCTTTCGCGACGGGTTCAACGTGCACGGGCTGAACACCGCAGCGACGCTGTGGTGTTCGGCGGCGGTCGGAATGCTGGCCGGGGCGGGGGCGCTGGCCTTCGCGGCGCTGCTGACCGGACTGGTCGTGTTCGTGAACCTGGGGCTGCGGCCCTTCGTCCGATGGCTCAAGAAAAAGACCAAGGCCGGCCAGCCCCTGCAACGGCAGTTCCGCGTGATGCTGACCTGTCCGGTGGACCAGGAGGGGCCGGTGCGATCGCTGATGCTGCGCACGCTGGTCGTGTCGGGGCTGCACCTGTCCGAGATCGCGGCGGGGCCCTCGCCCGAGGGTGGCATCGCGCTGTCGGCCATGGTGACCGGCGAGGGGATGACCGATGCGATGGTCGAGGCCGCGCTGCAGCGGCTGGCGGCCGAACCGGGGCTGATGCGCGTGTCCTGGACGGCGATGGACGAGGGTTGA
- the speB gene encoding agmatinase → MPDPFFTPVSGMDLPRFAGLATFMRLPLVPEDHPRAADVEIGIIGLPWDGGTSNRPGARHGPRALRDASTMIRAQHGVTGVRPFDRRRIADLGDVGPNPVDMADTLARIETRFARLAAAGVRPLSVGGDHLCTLPVLRGIARQRPLGLILFDSHTDLYPAYFGGKALTHGNPFRLAVEEGLIDPARSTMIGMRGTTYDTADRDFAARHGIRIVTAETLLDRGADPVMQEARARAGDAPVYVSFDIDFVDPAFAPGTGTPEVGGPTSAQAIAAVRGLQGLNIAAADLVEVSPPFDSGGITAWLGASVMFELLCVMA, encoded by the coding sequence ATGCCCGATCCGTTCTTCACCCCCGTCTCGGGCATGGACCTGCCGCGCTTTGCGGGGCTTGCGACCTTCATGCGCCTGCCGCTGGTCCCCGAGGACCATCCGCGCGCGGCCGATGTCGAGATCGGGATCATCGGACTGCCCTGGGATGGCGGCACGTCGAACCGGCCGGGGGCGCGGCACGGGCCGCGCGCGCTGCGTGATGCCTCGACGATGATCCGGGCGCAGCATGGCGTGACCGGGGTGCGCCCCTTCGACCGGCGGCGGATTGCGGACCTGGGCGATGTCGGGCCGAACCCGGTGGACATGGCCGACACGCTGGCACGGATCGAGACGCGATTCGCCCGGCTGGCCGCCGCCGGGGTGCGGCCCCTGTCCGTCGGGGGCGACCATCTGTGCACCCTGCCGGTGCTGCGGGGCATCGCCCGGCAGCGGCCGCTGGGGCTGATCCTGTTCGACAGCCACACCGACCTTTACCCGGCCTATTTCGGCGGCAAGGCGCTGACGCACGGCAACCCGTTCCGCCTGGCGGTGGAGGAGGGACTGATCGACCCGGCGCGATCCACAATGATCGGGATGCGCGGCACGACCTATGACACCGCCGACCGGGATTTCGCCGCAAGGCACGGCATCCGCATCGTGACGGCCGAGACGCTGCTGGACCGCGGCGCCGACCCGGTGATGCAGGAGGCGCGGGCGCGGGCGGGCGATGCGCCGGTCTATGTGAGCTTTGACATCGACTTCGTCGATCCGGCCTTTGCGCCCGGGACGGGCACGCCCGAGGTGGGCGGGCCGACCTCGGCGCAGGCGATTGCGGCGGTGCGGGGGTTGCAGGGGTTGAACATCGCCGCCGCCGACCTGGTGGAGGTGTCGCCGCCCTTCGACAGCGGCGGGATCACCGCCTGGCTGGGGGCCTCGGTGATGTTCGAACTGTTGTGCGTGATGGCCTAG
- the zwf gene encoding glucose-6-phosphate dehydrogenase, with amino-acid sequence MVSRVIPVEPFDLVIFGGTGDLARRKILPGLYRRFRDGQMPPEARIIGAARSEMTAGAFRDSVAEAIATFVPEERRDAGSTAAFLDRIGYVAIDATGEGGWTALKDEVRTDVVQAFYFSVAPSLFGPLAERLHRHGIAGPEARIVVEKPFGRDLASARALNATLAEYFAERQIYRIDHYLGKETVQNLMAVRFANILFEPLWKAQYIDHVQITVAETVGVEGRGAYYDRSGAMRDMVQNHLMQLLCLIAMEPPYHFDPNAVRDEKLKVIRALDPVSPGDIVRGQYLANGTAGGYVEHSENPDSRTESYIALKVHVSNWRWKGTPFYLRTGKRLRARTSEIAVVFKEPPHSIFDQEGGWRENQLVIRLQPNEGMNLSVMIKEPGPGGMRLTSVPLDMSFAKALGAEAADAPDAYERLIMDVIRGNQTLFMRGDEVEAAWAWTDPVIAGWEARGDRPRGYDPGSSGPEDALMLMHRDGRRWREIRE; translated from the coding sequence ATGGTTTCGCGCGTCATCCCGGTCGAACCCTTCGACCTCGTCATCTTCGGTGGCACCGGCGATCTGGCACGCCGCAAGATCCTGCCCGGCCTCTATCGACGGTTCCGGGACGGGCAGATGCCGCCCGAGGCGCGCATCATCGGCGCCGCCCGGTCCGAGATGACGGCCGGGGCGTTCCGCGACAGCGTGGCCGAGGCGATCGCCACCTTCGTGCCGGAGGAGCGGCGCGACGCGGGCAGCACCGCGGCCTTTCTGGACCGCATCGGCTATGTCGCGATCGACGCGACCGGCGAGGGCGGCTGGACGGCACTGAAGGACGAGGTGCGCACGGATGTGGTGCAGGCCTTCTATTTCTCGGTGGCGCCCAGCCTGTTCGGGCCGCTGGCCGAACGGCTGCACCGCCACGGCATCGCCGGGCCGGAGGCGCGGATCGTGGTGGAAAAGCCGTTCGGCCGCGACCTTGCCAGCGCAAGGGCGCTGAACGCGACGCTGGCGGAGTATTTCGCGGAACGGCAGATCTACCGCATCGACCACTACCTCGGGAAGGAGACGGTGCAGAACCTGATGGCGGTGCGGTTCGCCAACATCCTGTTCGAGCCGCTGTGGAAGGCGCAGTACATCGACCACGTGCAGATCACCGTGGCCGAGACCGTGGGGGTCGAGGGGCGCGGGGCCTATTACGACAGGTCGGGCGCGATGCGGGACATGGTGCAGAACCACCTGATGCAGCTCTTGTGCCTGATCGCGATGGAACCGCCCTACCATTTCGACCCGAACGCGGTGCGGGACGAGAAGCTGAAGGTGATCCGCGCGCTCGACCCGGTCAGCCCGGGCGACATCGTGCGGGGGCAATACCTGGCGAACGGCACGGCGGGCGGGTATGTCGAGCATTCCGAAAACCCCGACAGCCGCACCGAGAGCTACATCGCGCTGAAGGTGCATGTGTCGAACTGGCGCTGGAAGGGCACGCCCTTCTATCTGCGCACCGGCAAGCGGCTGCGGGCGCGCACCTCGGAAATCGCCGTGGTGTTCAAGGAGCCGCCACATTCGATCTTCGATCAGGAGGGCGGCTGGCGCGAGAACCAGCTGGTGATCCGGTTGCAGCCGAACGAGGGGATGAACCTGAGCGTGATGATCAAGGAACCGGGGCCGGGGGGCATGCGCCTGACCTCGGTGCCGCTGGACATGTCATTTGCCAAGGCGCTGGGCGCCGAGGCGGCGGATGCGCCCGATGCCTATGAACGGCTGATCATGGACGTGATCCGCGGCAACCAGACCCTGTTCATGCGCGGCGACGAGGTCGAGGCCGCCTGGGCCTGGACCGATCCGGTCATCGCGGGATGGGAGGCGCGGGGCGACCGGCCGCGCGGCTATGATCCCGGGTCGTCGGGACCGGAGGACGCGCTGATGCTGATGCATCGGGATGGGCGGCGGTGGCGGGAAATACGCGAATGA
- the pgl gene encoding 6-phosphogluconolactonase encodes MNIQEYADRDMLFLSLANDIAGQLADFLRREGRASLSVPGGTTPGPLFDILSGVDLDWASVAVFLNDERWVAEDSPRSNTRLLRERLLRGRAAAARLVPLFAPAAVPEDRLAELGRGVAAELPISVLLLGMGADMHTASLFPGADRLAEALAPDAPVLMAMRAEAAGEPRVTLTAPVLAGAMNIHILITGTEKRAALERAATLPPEVAPVRAVLDHATVHWAE; translated from the coding sequence ATGAATATTCAGGAATATGCCGATCGCGACATGCTGTTCCTCAGCCTTGCCAACGACATTGCGGGGCAGCTGGCCGATTTCCTGCGGCGCGAGGGGCGTGCCTCGCTGTCGGTTCCCGGGGGCACGACGCCCGGTCCGCTGTTCGACATCCTGTCGGGGGTGGATCTGGACTGGGCGTCGGTGGCGGTGTTCCTGAACGACGAGCGCTGGGTGGCCGAGGACAGCCCGCGTTCGAACACGCGGCTGCTGCGGGAACGGCTGCTGCGGGGCCGGGCGGCCGCGGCACGGCTGGTGCCGCTGTTCGCGCCCGCCGCGGTGCCCGAGGACCGGCTGGCGGAGCTGGGCCGGGGCGTGGCGGCGGAACTGCCGATTTCGGTGCTGCTGCTGGGCATGGGCGCCGACATGCACACGGCATCGCTGTTCCCGGGCGCCGACCGCCTGGCCGAGGCGCTGGCGCCGGATGCGCCGGTGCTGATGGCGATGCGCGCCGAGGCGGCGGGAGAGCCGCGCGTGACACTGACGGCGCCGGTGCTGGCGGGGGCGATGAACATCCACATCCTGATCACCGGAACCGAGAAGCGCGCGGCGCTGGAGCGTGCCGCGACCCTGCCGCCGGAGGTGGCGCCGGTGCGCGCCGTGCTGGATCACGCAACCGTTCACTGGGCGGAGTAA
- the pgi gene encoding glucose-6-phosphate isomerase: MKSQWDALRSYHEGVADRAILSLFDTARADDFSARSDGMLLDYAKTNIDGQARDLLMALAAAADVAAKRDAMFAGARINETEGRAVLHTALRAGDDAVVTVDGKDVLPAVRATRARMHAFAEDVRQGRFTGQGGRITDVVNIGIGGSDLGPAMATLALAPFHDGPRVHYVSNVDGAHVADTLRALDPGTTLVIVASKTFTTIETMTNADTAKRWMAERVANPGAQFAAVSTAADRTAAYGIDDERVFGFEDWVGGRYSMWGPIGLALDIAVGPARFDAFLAGGRAMDDHFRSAPLVQNLPVLLALVGIWHNQICGHATRAVLPYDQRLARLPAYLQQLEMESNGKRVGMDGTDLTGHSGPVVWGEPGTNGQHAFYQLIHQGTRVVPCEFLVARAGHEPDLAHQHLLLVSNCLAQSEALLRGRSLAEATAIMAKKGLTGAELDRQARHRVFPGNRPSVTIAYPQLTPFVLGQIIALYEHRVFVEGAILGINSYDQWGVELGKELALALQPILEGRQGTEGKDGSTAALVAFLRGSGD; encoded by the coding sequence ATGAAATCTCAATGGGATGCCTTGCGTTCTTACCATGAAGGCGTGGCGGACAGGGCGATCCTGTCGCTGTTCGACACGGCGCGGGCGGATGATTTTTCGGCCCGGTCGGATGGCATGCTGCTCGACTATGCCAAGACCAACATCGACGGGCAGGCGCGCGATCTGCTGATGGCGCTGGCCGCGGCGGCGGATGTGGCGGCCAAGCGTGACGCGATGTTTGCCGGGGCAAGGATCAACGAGACCGAGGGGCGCGCGGTTCTGCACACGGCGCTGCGGGCGGGCGACGATGCGGTGGTGACGGTGGATGGCAAGGATGTGCTGCCCGCCGTGCGCGCCACGCGGGCACGCATGCACGCCTTTGCCGAGGACGTGCGGCAGGGCCGGTTCACGGGGCAGGGTGGCCGGATCACCGATGTGGTGAACATCGGGATCGGCGGGTCTGATCTTGGCCCGGCGATGGCCACGCTGGCGCTGGCCCCGTTCCATGACGGGCCGCGCGTGCACTATGTCTCGAACGTGGACGGCGCGCATGTGGCCGACACCCTGCGGGCGCTGGACCCCGGCACGACGCTGGTGATCGTGGCCTCGAAAACCTTCACCACGATCGAGACCATGACCAATGCCGATACGGCGAAGCGGTGGATGGCCGAACGGGTGGCGAACCCCGGCGCGCAGTTCGCGGCCGTGTCGACGGCGGCCGACCGGACCGCCGCCTACGGAATTGATGATGAACGAGTGTTCGGATTCGAGGACTGGGTGGGCGGCCGGTATTCGATGTGGGGTCCGATCGGACTGGCGCTGGACATCGCCGTGGGCCCTGCGCGGTTCGACGCGTTCCTTGCGGGAGGCCGCGCGATGGATGACCATTTCCGCAGCGCGCCCCTGGTGCAGAACCTGCCGGTGCTGCTGGCGCTGGTCGGCATCTGGCACAACCAGATCTGCGGGCATGCGACGCGGGCGGTGCTGCCCTATGACCAGCGGCTTGCCCGGCTTCCGGCCTATCTGCAGCAACTGGAGATGGAATCGAACGGCAAGCGCGTGGGCATGGACGGCACTGACCTGACCGGCCATTCCGGCCCGGTGGTCTGGGGCGAGCCGGGCACCAACGGGCAGCACGCGTTCTACCAGCTGATCCACCAGGGCACACGGGTCGTGCCCTGCGAGTTCCTGGTGGCGCGCGCCGGGCACGAGCCGGACCTGGCGCATCAGCACCTGCTGCTGGTTTCGAACTGCCTGGCCCAATCCGAGGCGCTGCTGCGCGGGCGGTCGCTGGCCGAGGCGACGGCGATCATGGCGAAGAAGGGCCTGACGGGGGCGGAACTGGACCGGCAGGCGCGGCACCGGGTGTTTCCGGGCAACCGGCCGTCGGTGACCATCGCCTATCCGCAGCTGACCCCCTTCGTGCTGGGCCAGATCATCGCGCTCTACGAACACCGCGTGTTCGTGGAGGGCGCGATCCTCGGCATCAATTCCTATGACCAGTGGGGGGTGGAACTGGGCAAGGAACTGGCCCTGGCCCTGCAGCCGATCCTTGAGGGGCGGCAGGGCACCGAGGGCAAGGACGGGTCCACCGCGGCCCTGGTGGCATTCCTGCGCGGATCGGGCGACTGA
- a CDS encoding peptidoglycan-binding protein: MAVLAEPNTSSQVVLEAQKLLNKASRQSRTPENGAFDKATVAAIKQFQIESGLRPTGVLDDKVMEVLRKASSGEPPKWQVTVNGKVYLLTESDHRALIERVKKEFRAPMIMLKGAVEEARMLFDDMKKLRSDQYIVGWCIDAVKGIRLPSESVIKNAEAAASSAQKMLDAGNLKAFAIVFPKAQTEANKARAEMKAYVSSIIDGGEKIVTGLEIVRDTSFVVVGVIAAPVAASYGLGAVAAGVVAGAGTAAVETIANEVGKGIAGQSKGIGDASLNVLKDAFIGGSIGALIKGGAADKILAKLGPEVAKRLGGEMFKKASEKVVVQWLINYFKANGKDILEGVMKETLKAYKSNAGGLTVEKFVQIVAKEVVTAGPFKKLEKLGDFAGKELVGALSSSTKKKLLQSLGEKATDKELAEVMGKVFGEASKEIAGKVYDQVLSGSSGSESPDALEKKALSAFATNAKLIKAVEDECEKRGKRKK, encoded by the coding sequence ATGGCGGTCCTTGCTGAACCGAACACCTCTTCGCAGGTGGTTCTGGAGGCGCAGAAACTTCTGAACAAGGCATCGCGGCAGTCCCGCACGCCTGAAAACGGCGCCTTTGACAAGGCGACCGTGGCTGCGATCAAGCAGTTCCAGATCGAAAGCGGCCTGCGCCCCACGGGCGTCCTCGACGACAAGGTGATGGAGGTGCTGCGCAAGGCCTCCAGCGGCGAGCCGCCGAAATGGCAGGTCACCGTCAACGGCAAGGTCTATCTGCTGACCGAATCCGACCACCGCGCCCTCATCGAACGCGTGAAGAAGGAATTCCGCGCGCCGATGATCATGCTCAAGGGCGCCGTCGAGGAAGCGCGGATGCTCTTCGACGACATGAAGAAACTGCGGTCTGACCAGTACATCGTCGGGTGGTGCATCGACGCGGTCAAGGGCATCAGGCTGCCGTCGGAATCGGTCATCAAGAATGCCGAGGCCGCCGCCTCATCGGCGCAGAAGATGCTGGACGCGGGCAATCTCAAGGCCTTCGCCATCGTGTTTCCCAAGGCCCAGACCGAGGCGAACAAGGCCCGGGCCGAGATGAAGGCCTATGTGTCGTCGATCATCGACGGCGGAGAAAAGATCGTCACCGGCCTCGAGATCGTGCGCGACACGTCCTTCGTCGTCGTGGGTGTGATCGCGGCGCCGGTCGCGGCCAGCTATGGCCTTGGCGCGGTGGCGGCGGGCGTTGTCGCCGGCGCGGGAACGGCCGCGGTCGAGACCATCGCCAACGAGGTCGGAAAGGGCATCGCGGGCCAGTCCAAGGGTATTGGCGATGCCAGCCTGAACGTCCTGAAGGATGCCTTCATCGGCGGCTCGATCGGCGCGCTGATCAAGGGCGGCGCGGCCGACAAGATCCTCGCGAAACTCGGCCCCGAGGTCGCAAAGCGGCTTGGCGGCGAGATGTTCAAGAAGGCGTCCGAAAAGGTCGTCGTCCAGTGGCTGATCAACTATTTCAAGGCCAACGGGAAGGACATCCTGGAAGGCGTCATGAAAGAGACGCTCAAGGCCTACAAGTCAAACGCCGGCGGCCTGACGGTGGAAAAGTTCGTGCAGATCGTCGCCAAGGAGGTGGTTACCGCAGGCCCCTTCAAGAAGCTGGAAAAGCTGGGCGATTTCGCGGGCAAGGAACTGGTCGGCGCGCTGTCGTCCTCGACGAAGAAGAAGCTCTTGCAAAGCCTTGGCGAAAAGGCCACCGACAAGGAACTGGCCGAGGTCATGGGAAAGGTCTTCGGCGAGGCGTCGAAGGAAATCGCGGGCAAGGTCTACGACCAGGTCCTGTCGGGTTCCTCGGGCAGCGAAAGCCCCGATGCGCTGGAGAAAAAGGCGCTCTCGGCCTTCGCCACCAACGCCAAGCTCATCAAGGCCGTCGAGGACGAATGCGAGAAGCGCGGCAAGCGCAAGAAATGA
- a CDS encoding penicillin acylase family protein, with translation MLLAFRWLLRIFTGLALLAALALAIVYVFLTRSLPDYSERFALRGISGPVEIVRNNANIPHIFGQTDEDVFFALGFVHAQDRLWQMTMLRRTAQGRLSEMFGARTVRIDEILRRFDLYTLALGSVEAQDDDTRRALEAYARGVNAWIGEVNARARGRGAPEFFLFSSEIAAWAPADSIAIIKLMALQLSGHLEAEVLRARTSLLLAPERLSDILPDDPNDAVTALPQYGLIVPGAVPGQMPTRLAEDPLSPFRRLPFAGASNAFAAEPRRAAAGGTLLANDPHLGFTAPAIWYLARLELQSGGVIGGTIPGMPVVLTGRSQALGWGLTTAYVDDQDVFIERLNPDNPEEYETPEGWKPFDTRRSIITVKDAEPVTVTLRWTDNGPVLPGSHYDLATVTPAGHVAALSWTALSPRDTSMTAALRLMRSQSVAEGIEAGRQYVAPAQNLTLADKDGIAMQVIGAVPRRDPAHASQGRMPSLGAQAANRWQGMFPYEDNLRVVNPPSGLIGNTNNKTVDAPFPAHQSFLWGDTHRIRRWLTLMATREVHTRESFIEAQLDTVSPVARAILPLIGADLWFTGTPSPDGTPERFRERALVLLAEWNGEMNEHLPEPLITEAWLRALQQRLIRDELGPLADEFTHADPVFLERVFRNTGGAGKWCDVIQSAAIETCTEIARLALDEALLRLSERYGTNLESWRWGDAHQATHDHAVLGEVPVIRHFVNIRQSTSGGDSTLLRGRTRGTDPDPFLNVHGAGYRGVYDFADPDSSVFILSTGQSGHPLSRHYDDLGELWRRGEYVPMSLDPGLARAAAVGVTTLTPAP, from the coding sequence ATGCTTCTCGCCTTCCGCTGGCTCCTGCGCATATTTACCGGGCTGGCACTGCTGGCCGCGCTGGCGCTTGCCATCGTCTATGTGTTCCTGACCCGGTCGTTGCCCGACTATTCGGAACGGTTCGCCCTGCGGGGCATTTCCGGCCCGGTCGAGATCGTGCGCAACAACGCGAACATCCCGCACATCTTCGGCCAGACGGACGAGGATGTGTTCTTCGCCCTCGGCTTCGTCCATGCGCAGGACCGGCTGTGGCAGATGACGATGCTGCGCCGCACCGCGCAGGGCCGGCTGTCCGAAATGTTCGGCGCACGCACCGTGCGCATCGACGAGATCCTGCGCCGCTTCGACCTCTACACGCTCGCGCTCGGTTCGGTCGAGGCGCAGGACGATGACACGCGGCGCGCGCTCGAAGCCTACGCGCGTGGCGTGAACGCCTGGATCGGCGAGGTCAACGCCCGGGCCCGCGGCCGTGGCGCGCCGGAATTCTTCCTGTTCTCCAGCGAGATCGCCGCCTGGGCGCCGGCCGACAGCATCGCCATCATCAAGCTGATGGCATTGCAGCTTTCGGGCCACCTCGAGGCCGAGGTCCTGCGCGCGCGCACCTCGCTGCTGCTCGCGCCGGAACGTCTGTCCGACATCCTGCCCGACGACCCGAACGATGCGGTCACCGCGCTGCCGCAATACGGGCTGATCGTGCCGGGCGCCGTGCCGGGCCAGATGCCCACGCGGCTGGCAGAGGATCCGCTGTCGCCGTTCCGCCGCCTGCCCTTCGCCGGTGCGTCGAATGCCTTCGCCGCCGAACCGCGCCGGGCGGCGGCGGGCGGCACGCTTCTGGCGAACGACCCGCACCTGGGGTTCACCGCCCCCGCAATCTGGTATCTCGCGCGGCTGGAGCTGCAATCGGGCGGCGTGATCGGCGGCACGATTCCCGGCATGCCGGTGGTGCTGACCGGCCGGTCGCAGGCGTTGGGCTGGGGGCTGACGACAGCCTATGTCGACGATCAGGACGTGTTCATCGAGCGCCTCAACCCCGACAATCCCGAAGAGTACGAGACGCCCGAGGGCTGGAAACCCTTCGACACGCGCCGGTCCATCATCACCGTGAAGGATGCCGAGCCCGTCACCGTCACCCTGCGATGGACCGACAACGGCCCGGTGCTGCCAGGATCGCACTACGACCTTGCCACGGTCACCCCGGCGGGCCATGTCGCCGCGCTGTCCTGGACGGCCCTTTCGCCGCGCGACACCTCGATGACCGCCGCCCTGCGCCTGATGCGGTCACAATCGGTGGCCGAGGGGATCGAGGCGGGGCGCCAGTACGTGGCGCCCGCGCAGAACCTGACACTGGCCGACAAGGACGGCATCGCCATGCAGGTGATCGGCGCCGTCCCGCGCCGCGATCCCGCCCATGCCAGCCAGGGCCGCATGCCGAGCCTTGGCGCCCAGGCCGCGAACCGCTGGCAGGGCATGTTCCCCTATGAGGACAATCTGCGGGTCGTGAACCCGCCCTCGGGCCTGATCGGAAATACCAACAACAAGACCGTCGATGCCCCCTTCCCCGCCCACCAGTCGTTCCTGTGGGGCGATACCCATCGCATCCGCCGCTGGCTGACCCTGATGGCCACGCGCGAGGTGCATACCCGCGAAAGTTTCATCGAGGCGCAGCTCGACACCGTGTCGCCCGTTGCCCGGGCGATCCTGCCGCTGATCGGCGCGGATCTGTGGTTCACCGGCACGCCGTCGCCCGACGGGACGCCCGAGCGGTTCCGCGAGCGGGCGCTGGTCCTGCTGGCGGAATGGAACGGCGAAATGAACGAGCACCTGCCCGAGCCGCTGATCACCGAGGCCTGGCTGCGGGCATTGCAGCAGCGCCTGATCCGCGATGAACTGGGACCGCTGGCGGACGAATTCACCCATGCCGACCCGGTGTTCCTGGAGCGTGTGTTCCGCAACACCGGCGGGGCAGGCAAATGGTGCGACGTGATCCAGTCCGCCGCCATCGAGACCTGTACCGAAATCGCCCGGCTGGCACTGGACGAGGCGCTGCTGCGCCTGTCCGAACGCTACGGCACCAATCTGGAAAGCTGGCGCTGGGGCGATGCCCACCAGGCCACGCATGACCATGCCGTGCTGGGCGAGGTGCCGGTGATCCGGCATTTCGTGAACATCCGGCAATCCACCAGCGGCGGCGACAGCACCCTGCTGCGCGGGCGCACGCGCGGTACCGATCCGGATCCCTTTCTGAACGTGCATGGTGCGGGCTATCGCGGCGTCTACGACTTTGCCGATCCCGACAGTTCCGTGTTCATCCTGTCCACGGGCCAGTCCGGCCACCCGCTGTCGCGCCATTACGACGATCTGGGCGAGTTGTGGCGGCGCGGCGAATATGTGCCGATGTCACTGGACCCCGGGCTTGCGCGTGCCGCGGCGGTCGGCGTGACGACGCTGACACCCGCCCCCTGA
- a CDS encoding NAD(P)-dependent oxidoreductase: MAKVAFLGLGVMGFPMAGHLAAKGHQVTVYNRNAAKAEAWVAKHGGHSAPTPKAAAEGQDFVMACVGNDDDLRAVCMGAEGAFAGMSAGAVFVDHTTVSAQVTREMSAAAAAQGKGFVDAPVSGGQAGAENGVLSIMCGGSEADYARAEPVMAAYARICRRLGESGSGQIAKMMNQICIAGLVQGLSEALAFGQKAGMDGAAVVEVISQGAAGSWQMANRHKTMLDDKFDFGFAVDWMRKDLGICLATAREIGASLPVTALVDQFYAEVQTMGGNRWDTSSLIKRLPR, encoded by the coding sequence ATGGCAAAGGTGGCGTTTCTGGGGCTCGGGGTCATGGGCTTTCCGATGGCGGGGCATCTGGCGGCCAAGGGCCATCAGGTGACCGTCTACAACCGCAATGCCGCCAAGGCCGAGGCCTGGGTGGCCAAGCACGGCGGGCATTCCGCGCCGACGCCGAAGGCCGCCGCGGAAGGTCAGGATTTCGTGATGGCCTGTGTCGGCAACGATGACGACCTGCGCGCGGTCTGCATGGGCGCCGAGGGTGCCTTCGCCGGGATGTCGGCGGGTGCGGTGTTTGTGGATCACACCACCGTGTCGGCGCAGGTGACGCGCGAGATGTCGGCGGCGGCCGCCGCACAGGGCAAGGGATTTGTCGACGCGCCGGTGTCGGGCGGTCAGGCCGGGGCCGAGAACGGCGTGCTGTCCATCATGTGTGGCGGCAGCGAGGCCGACTATGCCCGCGCCGAGCCGGTGATGGCCGCCTATGCCCGCATCTGCCGCCGCCTGGGCGAAAGCGGGTCGGGGCAGATCGCCAAGATGATGAACCAGATCTGCATCGCGGGCCTGGTGCAGGGTCTGTCCGAGGCGCTGGCCTTCGGACAGAAGGCCGGCATGGACGGCGCCGCCGTGGTCGAGGTCATCAGCCAGGGTGCCGCCGGGTCCTGGCAGATGGCGAACCGTCACAAGACGATGCTGGACGACAAGTTCGACTTCGGCTTTGCCGTCGACTGGATGCGGAAGGATCTGGGCATCTGCCTCGCCACCGCGCGCGAGATCGGCGCCAGCCTGCCGGTGACCGCTCTGGTCGATCAGTTCTATGCCGAGGTGCAGACGATGGGCGGCAACCGCTGGGACACCTCGTCGCTGATCAAGCGGCTGCCGCGCTGA